One genomic segment of Amycolatopsis sp. WQ 127309 includes these proteins:
- a CDS encoding cytochrome P450: MARFGKAVVEGTLLRAKPVVRWGLGHALPRAVLLRGARRGDLQGRLVDDAAAGRDLSGLFDEIRAAGPVARTRFGWITTQHAAVREVLSSDDFRTGVLGSDGSALGRLLEWSAGEHLHPVRPPSLLAVNPPEHTRYRKLVTGVFTARAVEQLRGRVQAIADEVLDAIDPTGPVDLVESYCGLLPVTVISEILGVPATEVGKVLSLGAAAAPSLDLGLGWRTFRDVETALAEFDTWLGEHLDHLRRHPGDDLFSRLVAARDDGVGLTEAELKSTAGLVLAAGFETTVNLLGSGIALLTAHPDQLRTLRERPELWTNAVEEVLRHDPPVLLTGRLAVRATEVAGVPLPRGALVTTVLAGANHDPQVFADPETFDVTRARARDHVAFGAGRHHCLGAALARMEGEIGLRTIFDRFPSLALSPGSRRRETRILRGYEYLPATLT, from the coding sequence GTGGCCCGGTTCGGCAAAGCGGTCGTCGAAGGTACCTTGCTGCGGGCGAAGCCCGTGGTCCGGTGGGGACTCGGGCACGCACTGCCGCGGGCCGTGCTGCTGCGCGGCGCCCGGCGCGGCGACCTGCAGGGCCGGCTGGTCGACGACGCCGCCGCGGGCCGCGACCTGAGCGGGCTGTTCGACGAGATCCGGGCCGCCGGACCGGTCGCCCGGACACGTTTCGGCTGGATCACCACGCAGCACGCCGCCGTCCGGGAGGTGCTCTCCAGCGACGACTTCCGCACCGGCGTGCTCGGCTCCGACGGCTCCGCGCTGGGGCGGCTGCTGGAGTGGTCGGCCGGTGAGCACCTGCACCCGGTGCGGCCGCCGTCGCTGCTGGCCGTCAACCCGCCCGAGCACACCCGCTACCGCAAGCTCGTCACCGGCGTGTTCACCGCGCGCGCCGTCGAGCAGCTGCGCGGCCGGGTCCAGGCGATCGCGGACGAGGTGCTCGACGCCATCGACCCCACCGGCCCGGTCGACCTCGTCGAGTCCTACTGCGGCCTGCTCCCGGTGACGGTGATCAGCGAGATCCTCGGCGTCCCGGCCACCGAGGTGGGCAAGGTGCTGTCCCTGGGCGCGGCGGCGGCGCCGAGCCTCGACCTCGGCCTGGGCTGGCGCACGTTCCGCGACGTCGAGACGGCGCTGGCGGAGTTCGACACCTGGCTGGGCGAGCACCTGGACCACCTGCGCCGCCACCCCGGCGACGACCTGTTCAGCCGCCTGGTCGCGGCCCGCGACGACGGCGTCGGGCTCACCGAGGCCGAGCTGAAGTCGACGGCGGGCCTGGTCCTCGCGGCCGGCTTCGAGACGACGGTCAACCTGCTGGGCAGCGGCATCGCCCTGCTGACCGCCCACCCGGACCAGCTCAGGACCCTGCGCGAGCGGCCGGAGCTGTGGACCAACGCGGTAGAGGAGGTACTACGCCACGACCCGCCGGTCCTGCTGACGGGCCGGCTGGCGGTCCGCGCCACGGAGGTCGCGGGCGTCCCCCTGCCACGAGGAGCGCTGGTGACGACGGTACTGGCCGGCGCGAACCACGACCCCCAGGTCTTCGCGGATCCGGAGACGTTCGACGTGACCCGGGCCCGAGCCCGCGACCACGTGGCTTTCGGCGCAGGCAGGCACCACTGCCTGGGAGCGGCACTGGCCCGAATGGAGGGCGAGATCGGCCTGCGAACGATCTTCGACCGGTTCCCCAGCTTGGCCTTGAGCCCGGGAAGCCGCCGCCGAGAGACCCGAATCCTGCGAGGCTACGAGTACCTGCCGGCCACCCTCACCTAG
- a CDS encoding BTAD domain-containing putative transcriptional regulator — MDGAGEDGADEGTAMGDGDRSDADVVLLGRFELRAGGERVALPRGSQRLLAFLAIRDGAAVDRHATAEQLWPESRPQRAAANLRQALWQVRRATDRPVVETPVDRLHLAAALPVDFCRTLEAAHRVVGPAGRPEPGAGLVGELAQDLLPDWAEDWLVPERQRWEQVRLHALEAIARHLISAGAHLAALEAAFTAITIDPVRESAHRTVIAAHLAQGNGGSALRHYQHYRALLHRELGVLPSQHMTRLVASQPTL; from the coding sequence GTGGACGGCGCCGGGGAAGACGGCGCGGACGAGGGGACGGCGATGGGCGACGGCGACAGATCGGACGCGGACGTGGTGCTGCTGGGCCGATTCGAGCTGCGGGCCGGCGGCGAACGCGTCGCGCTGCCCCGCGGTTCGCAGCGCCTGCTGGCCTTCCTCGCCATCCGCGACGGCGCCGCGGTCGACCGACACGCGACGGCCGAGCAGCTGTGGCCCGAGAGCCGCCCCCAGCGCGCGGCGGCCAACCTGCGGCAGGCGCTGTGGCAGGTGCGCCGCGCCACGGACCGGCCGGTCGTGGAGACGCCGGTCGACCGGCTGCACCTGGCGGCGGCGCTGCCGGTCGACTTCTGCCGCACGCTCGAAGCGGCCCACCGCGTCGTCGGCCCGGCCGGGCGGCCCGAGCCCGGCGCGGGACTGGTCGGTGAGCTGGCCCAGGACCTGCTGCCCGACTGGGCCGAGGACTGGCTGGTGCCCGAACGTCAGCGGTGGGAGCAGGTCCGGCTGCACGCGCTGGAGGCGATCGCCCGGCACCTCATCTCGGCCGGCGCGCACCTGGCCGCGCTGGAGGCCGCGTTCACCGCGATCACCATCGACCCGGTGCGGGAAAGCGCGCACCGCACGGTGATCGCGGCGCACCTGGCCCAGGGCAACGGCGGCTCCGCGTTGCGGCACTACCAGCACTACCGGGCGCTGCTGCACCGCGAGCTGGGTGTCCTGCCGTCACAGCACATGACGCGGCTGGTCGCCTCCCAGCCGACGTTGTGA
- a CDS encoding discoidin domain-containing protein produces MAISRRTFIGSAAAASAWGALSLAGAPGASAAGGPGDVVGKITVGYQGWFACAGDGAPINGWWHWSQNWGQTPSTGNNVIKAWPDMREYTRTYQTAYANFGNGQPATLFSSYDQQTVDTHFLWMQQNGCDTAALQRFNPNSSEGPTRDAMAVKVRSAAEAHGRKFYIMYDATGWANMQPEMKADWTAKMSAHTASSAYARQNGKPVVCIWGFGYNDGNHPWDANTCLDVVNWFKGQGCYVIGGVPREWRTSDGGSRPGFGDVYRSFNMISPWMVGAVGDAAGSDWMYQNLTVPDQADCNAHGIDYQPCVLPGDVSGRQRAHGDFMWRQFYNMVRAGVQGIYISMFDEYGEGNQIAKTAENASMTPAGSGLLALDEDGTACSSDYYLRLTNDGGRMLKGQLALTATRPTSPTLTTGGSTDLARGHATTESSHTQNYGAGNAVDGNADSYWESTNNAFPQWVQVDLGASTAVTRIVVAVPPSSAWSTRTQTLALSGSSDGTTFDTLSPATGYVFDPARGNNVTITIPRTSRRYLRLTCTGNTGWPAGQIARFEAYN; encoded by the coding sequence ATGGCGATCTCCCGCAGGACGTTCATCGGCTCGGCCGCGGCGGCATCGGCCTGGGGAGCGCTTTCCCTCGCCGGTGCGCCCGGAGCGTCCGCCGCCGGCGGGCCGGGGGACGTCGTCGGCAAGATCACCGTCGGGTACCAGGGCTGGTTCGCCTGCGCCGGTGACGGCGCGCCGATCAACGGCTGGTGGCACTGGAGCCAGAACTGGGGGCAGACGCCGTCGACGGGCAACAACGTGATCAAGGCCTGGCCGGACATGCGCGAGTACACCCGCACCTACCAGACCGCTTACGCCAACTTCGGCAACGGCCAGCCCGCGACGCTCTTCTCGTCCTACGACCAGCAGACCGTGGACACGCACTTCCTGTGGATGCAGCAGAACGGCTGCGACACCGCCGCGTTGCAGCGCTTCAACCCCAACAGCAGCGAGGGCCCGACGCGCGACGCGATGGCCGTGAAGGTCCGCAGCGCCGCCGAGGCGCACGGGCGGAAGTTCTACATCATGTACGACGCCACCGGCTGGGCGAACATGCAGCCGGAGATGAAGGCCGACTGGACGGCGAAGATGTCGGCGCACACGGCGTCGTCCGCCTACGCCCGCCAGAACGGCAAACCGGTCGTCTGCATCTGGGGTTTCGGTTACAACGACGGCAACCACCCGTGGGACGCGAACACCTGCCTCGACGTCGTGAACTGGTTCAAGGGCCAGGGTTGTTACGTCATCGGCGGCGTGCCCAGGGAATGGCGCACCAGCGACGGCGGCTCGCGGCCCGGCTTCGGCGACGTCTACCGCTCCTTCAACATGATCTCGCCGTGGATGGTCGGCGCGGTCGGCGACGCGGCGGGCTCGGACTGGATGTACCAGAACCTCACGGTGCCCGACCAGGCCGACTGCAACGCCCACGGGATCGACTACCAGCCGTGCGTGCTGCCCGGCGACGTCTCCGGCCGGCAGCGCGCCCACGGCGACTTCATGTGGCGCCAGTTCTACAACATGGTGCGCGCCGGCGTGCAGGGCATCTACATCTCGATGTTCGACGAATACGGTGAAGGCAACCAGATCGCGAAGACCGCGGAGAACGCGTCGATGACCCCGGCCGGCTCCGGCCTGTTGGCCCTCGACGAAGACGGAACGGCGTGCTCGTCGGACTACTACCTGCGCCTCACCAACGACGGCGGCCGCATGCTCAAGGGCCAGCTCGCCTTGACGGCAACCAGGCCGACGTCACCGACCCTGACCACGGGCGGCTCGACCGACCTGGCCCGCGGCCACGCCACGACCGAAAGCAGCCACACGCAGAACTACGGCGCGGGCAACGCCGTCGACGGAAATGCCGACAGTTATTGGGAAAGCACGAACAACGCGTTCCCGCAGTGGGTGCAGGTCGACCTCGGCGCATCGACCGCGGTGACGCGGATCGTGGTGGCCGTCCCACCGTCGAGCGCGTGGAGCACCCGGACGCAGACGCTGGCGCTGTCGGGCTCGTCCGACGGAACCACGTTCGACACCCTCTCCCCCGCGACGGGTTACGTGTTCGATCCCGCGCGGGGCAACAACGTCACCATCACGATCCCCCGCACCAGCCGCCGCTACCTACGCTTGACCTGCACCGGCAACACCGGCTGGCCCGCCGGGCAGATCGCCCGCTTCGAGGCCTACAACTGA
- a CDS encoding lamin tail domain-containing protein: MTESRARRRVFCLVAGSLLATACASGPAHAAAAQDVHLNEVVTTGSVNDSVELYNSGTAAVDVSGWIIKDDQDNSKYQIAAGTSLAPGAFRAFDVHSSFGLGSSDKARLYQANGTTLVDSVGWSEHSAPSWSRCPDGTGPLTAAPLTLGAANSCGSGTAPVAWPGGSSVTTADASNVFGEDLSGLFQDGGVLWAAQNSGKLWRLLPNGSGGWKPDTANGWSSGKTLRFPGGSGNPDSEGVTVTGGAAFVASERNGSGSSRTSVLRYDVSGTGATLTATKEWNLTADLPPVGANLGFEGVTWVPDASLTGAGFADASTGAAYDPGHYGAHSGGVFFVGVEGTGMVHGYVLQDSGAFTRVASFASGMSGVMEVQWEPQAARLWVVCDDTCHGQHRTFRVNSSGAFATTAVYNRPTGMPDYNNEGFALAGANECTGGTKPVYWSDDSDDGGHALRKGTVSC, encoded by the coding sequence GTGACCGAATCCCGTGCCCGCAGGCGCGTCTTCTGCCTCGTCGCCGGTTCGCTGCTGGCCACGGCCTGCGCGAGCGGCCCGGCGCACGCCGCCGCGGCCCAGGACGTCCACCTCAACGAGGTCGTGACCACGGGCAGCGTGAACGACTCCGTCGAGCTGTACAACTCGGGCACGGCCGCCGTCGACGTCTCGGGCTGGATCATCAAGGACGACCAGGACAACTCGAAGTACCAGATCGCCGCCGGGACGTCCCTGGCGCCCGGCGCGTTCCGCGCGTTCGACGTCCACAGCTCCTTCGGGCTCGGTTCGTCGGACAAAGCGCGGCTGTACCAGGCAAACGGCACCACCCTGGTCGACAGCGTCGGCTGGAGCGAGCACTCCGCCCCGTCGTGGTCGCGCTGCCCGGACGGGACCGGCCCGCTCACCGCGGCCCCGCTGACGCTCGGCGCCGCGAACAGCTGCGGCTCCGGCACCGCGCCGGTGGCGTGGCCCGGCGGCAGCTCGGTCACGACGGCCGACGCGTCGAACGTCTTCGGCGAAGACCTCAGCGGCCTGTTCCAGGACGGCGGTGTGCTGTGGGCCGCGCAGAACTCCGGCAAGCTGTGGCGCCTGCTGCCCAACGGTTCCGGCGGCTGGAAGCCGGACACCGCGAACGGCTGGTCGTCGGGCAAGACGCTGCGGTTTCCGGGCGGCTCCGGCAATCCGGACAGCGAGGGCGTGACGGTCACCGGTGGCGCGGCGTTCGTCGCCAGTGAGCGCAACGGTTCCGGCAGCAGCCGGACGTCCGTGCTGCGCTACGACGTGAGCGGTACCGGCGCCACGCTGACCGCGACGAAGGAGTGGAACCTGACCGCGGACCTGCCGCCGGTGGGCGCCAACCTCGGCTTCGAGGGCGTCACCTGGGTTCCCGACGCTTCGCTCACCGGCGCCGGGTTCGCCGACGCCTCGACCGGCGCGGCCTACGACCCCGGCCACTACGGCGCGCACAGCGGCGGCGTGTTCTTCGTCGGCGTCGAAGGCACCGGCATGGTGCACGGGTACGTCCTGCAGGACTCGGGCGCGTTCACCCGCGTGGCGTCCTTCGCCAGCGGGATGAGCGGCGTCATGGAGGTGCAGTGGGAGCCGCAGGCCGCGCGCCTGTGGGTGGTCTGCGACGACACCTGCCACGGCCAGCACCGGACGTTCCGCGTGAACTCCTCCGGGGCGTTCGCGACGACCGCGGTCTACAACCGGCCCACCGGCATGCCGGACTACAACAACGAAGGCTTCGCCCTGGCCGGCGCGAACGAATGCACCGGCGGTACCAAGCCCGTCTACTGGTCCGACGACAGCGACGACGGCGGGCACGCGCTGCGCAAGGGCACCGTCAGCTGCTGA
- a CDS encoding CHAP domain-containing protein — protein MSVKHTLFAVAAAASVALAGAPAAVAAPATTTVHHTTQSMASLFGTTAAPAAPATIGDTYPAKWRNIPQDSVVDDWNMYNRECVSWNAYNIARHGKSANNYGDAKYWDDNARNHGFRVDNTPTAGATAQTDAGQYGHVAIVDSVNGNQVTVEDYNWDGTGHYLRHTVNKNDFRYIHFYG, from the coding sequence ATGTCCGTCAAGCACACCCTGTTCGCGGTCGCCGCCGCCGCGAGCGTCGCGCTCGCCGGTGCCCCGGCCGCGGTCGCGGCCCCGGCGACCACCACGGTCCACCACACCACCCAGTCGATGGCCTCGCTCTTCGGGACCACCGCCGCGCCGGCGGCGCCCGCCACGATCGGCGACACCTACCCCGCGAAGTGGCGCAACATCCCGCAGGACTCGGTGGTCGACGACTGGAACATGTACAACCGCGAGTGCGTCTCGTGGAACGCGTACAACATCGCGCGGCACGGCAAGAGCGCGAACAACTACGGCGACGCCAAGTACTGGGACGACAACGCCCGCAACCACGGCTTCCGCGTCGACAACACGCCGACCGCGGGCGCGACCGCGCAGACCGACGCCGGGCAGTACGGCCACGTCGCCATCGTGGACAGCGTCAACGGCAACCAGGTGACCGTCGAGGACTACAACTGGGACGGCACCGGCCACTACCTGCGGCACACGGTGAACAAGAACGACTTCCGCTACATCCACTTCTACGGCTGA
- a CDS encoding XRE family transcriptional regulator, with amino-acid sequence MSVEFESSHTAFSLALDAAIAESGLSLERLQRHLAARGVTLSRASLSYWRTGRSRPERETSLDAVTHLEDVLNVRPGTLKSLLGPKAPRGRWLGGPPERLARHRLWPALHPLSAELKPPPDGHVRFWSLHDTLFVDDHSRERHLRVRMVAEAAMDGVDRIMTFFQADGPEQDDPAYEDLQSCTLGRVLTDRATGLTAGELLLDRTLAAGDVAAVTYTLSFGRGHETDHYHHRFTRPAQLYVCQVQFASRIPRLAREFGQRQLGGPRTQGRPLPVDSGHAVTFATRDVRPGILGVNWEW; translated from the coding sequence GTGTCCGTGGAGTTCGAGTCCTCACACACGGCGTTCTCGCTCGCGCTGGACGCCGCGATCGCCGAGTCCGGCCTGTCGCTGGAGCGGCTGCAGCGCCACCTGGCCGCCCGCGGCGTGACGCTGTCCCGGGCGTCGCTCTCGTACTGGCGCACGGGTCGCTCCCGGCCGGAGCGCGAGACCTCTTTGGACGCCGTCACGCACCTGGAAGACGTCCTCAACGTGCGCCCCGGCACGCTCAAGTCGTTGCTGGGCCCGAAAGCACCCCGCGGCCGCTGGCTGGGCGGGCCGCCCGAGCGGCTGGCCCGGCACCGGCTGTGGCCCGCACTGCACCCGCTCTCCGCGGAGCTGAAGCCGCCGCCGGACGGCCACGTGCGGTTCTGGTCCCTCCACGACACGCTGTTCGTCGACGACCACAGCCGTGAGCGGCACCTGCGGGTGCGCATGGTCGCCGAGGCCGCGATGGACGGCGTCGACCGGATCATGACGTTCTTCCAGGCCGACGGGCCCGAGCAGGACGATCCGGCCTACGAGGACCTGCAGTCCTGCACCCTGGGCCGGGTGCTGACCGACCGGGCCACCGGCCTGACCGCGGGCGAGCTCCTGCTCGACCGGACCCTGGCCGCCGGCGACGTCGCCGCGGTGACCTACACCCTGAGCTTCGGCCGGGGGCACGAGACCGACCACTACCACCACCGGTTCACCCGGCCCGCGCAGCTTTACGTCTGCCAAGTGCAATTCGCTTCCCGCATCCCGCGCCTCGCGCGGGAATTCGGACAACGACAGCTGGGCGGGCCGCGGACGCAAGGCCGTCCGTTACCCGTGGATTCGGGCCACGCGGTCACTTTCGCCACTCGTGACGTGCGCCCGGGCATCCTCGGCGTCAACTGGGAGTGGTAG
- a CDS encoding XRE family transcriptional regulator produces MAGNAVGTRAVPVDRELRRLLRHGTFAQVLDHALAVRGLSLEQVQRRLAARGVRVSRAALSYWRRGRSRPEREESLRAVRALEDLIGLPGESLVVLLGPPRPRGRGAETEPGAVDRRRLWPSCGPALAAIDAPPEGQVRYLDVHEHVLVDQRRRLREVRTRLVLEATTDRTDRCVVYEWAEESSRPVLGELRYCRQGRTRPQEASTATVCELLLEQRLSAGDRTVVEYTWRYPGGSVLTSFHRRFTRPVRQYLLQVEFTGEVPPHCVPYRQPTLNSPRQPGKPLWIGGSGTAHLAVPDAGPGLLGLQWDWN; encoded by the coding sequence ATGGCCGGAAATGCCGTGGGAACGCGGGCCGTGCCGGTGGACCGCGAGCTGCGCCGGCTGCTGCGGCACGGCACCTTCGCGCAGGTGCTCGACCACGCGCTGGCCGTCCGCGGGCTGAGCCTGGAGCAGGTGCAACGACGGCTGGCCGCCCGCGGCGTGCGGGTCAGCCGCGCCGCGCTGAGCTACTGGCGGCGGGGCCGCAGCCGGCCGGAACGCGAGGAGTCGCTGCGCGCGGTGCGGGCGCTGGAAGACCTGATCGGGCTGCCCGGCGAGTCGCTGGTGGTGCTGCTCGGCCCGCCGCGTCCCCGGGGCCGCGGCGCCGAAACCGAACCGGGCGCGGTCGACCGCCGGCGGCTGTGGCCGTCCTGCGGGCCGGCGCTCGCCGCCATCGACGCGCCGCCGGAGGGCCAGGTGCGGTACCTGGACGTCCACGAGCACGTGCTCGTCGACCAGCGCCGCCGCCTGCGCGAGGTCCGGACGCGGCTGGTGCTCGAGGCGACGACCGACCGGACGGACCGGTGCGTCGTCTACGAATGGGCCGAGGAGTCGTCGCGCCCGGTCCTGGGTGAACTGCGGTACTGCCGGCAGGGCCGGACCCGGCCGCAGGAGGCGAGCACCGCCACGGTGTGCGAACTCCTGCTGGAGCAACGGCTTTCGGCGGGCGACCGCACGGTCGTCGAGTACACCTGGCGCTACCCGGGCGGTTCGGTGCTGACGTCGTTCCACCGGCGGTTCACCCGGCCGGTGCGGCAGTACCTGCTGCAGGTCGAGTTCACCGGCGAGGTGCCGCCGCACTGCGTCCCGTACCGGCAGCCGACCCTCAACAGCCCTCGGCAGCCGGGGAAACCGTTGTGGATCGGCGGGTCCGGGACGGCGCACCTTGCCGTCCCCGACGCCGGCCCGGGGCTGCTCGGCCTGCAGTGGGACTGGAACTGA
- a CDS encoding trypsin-like serine protease — translation MSPFPSARRAAAAATTFLTAAALLAVGPPVAHAQNTRVPLPDSIAAPAGAHRDAAVAGDRGVGIAVALRPHDEAGLNRFVAAVSDPRSPGYRHYLTSEQYNARFAPTASDVAQVTDFLRTQGFRVTSVAGNRQVVDATGTADAVKAAFGTSLGDYTGADGAHFYANDAAPSIPAALGGVVRSVLGLSDRPVAHRASGPAIKQGPAGPGGPAGGYTPAQFRTAYSMTKLSGSYTGAGQNVGLIEFDAFKQADIDAWTKNFGQPSVTPKVVPVNGGVSQPGSDQLEVTLDVEAVAATAPGAAQTVYEAPNSDAAWVDEMAKIASDNSITILSGSWLNGEKCESSPIKASHDSYTQMAAQGITMLSASGDWGATGCGYQGDNSTVQADFPASDPLFTGVGGTQLRTSDSAGTYQAESCWNQGGSGNTRSGGGYSQIYAKPSWQPGSSQFRSVPDVALDADYGAGALSVYMNGGWQDVGGTSLSSPLWAGYVAMVNQKAKGQGKSTVGAMNPAIYAVAGSAQYASAFHDVTSGGNGTYNAGTGYDLCTGWGSPQGDNLADPLINGTAPAPANDFSVAASPASVSVDPGQSVTTSITTSVTKGSAQDIALSADGLPAGVTASFAPATVTAGKSSTLTLTAAASAAPGTTSVTVTGKGPDVTHTAAVSLTVNGSGTGDFSLALSPSSATVKAGQPAKTTVSATATAAAHPGVVGGDTTTVDQYPFMISMRREGSVFPGKQSCSMALVGPHTVVGAAHCLLENSGTKWFVYGATNLTDAGFRADIKASWTDPDYTGWQTGHDVAVITLDKDVPVPAGIQYPTIATDDSVNAPGTMGRGIGWGKTGQNTYSDVLRTAEFPVAKDSDCAQHVDTTQYRSDGSMLCTGYADGHKGVCVGDSGSPFLEGNRIVGFFSWMSNACNTYGVYARVTTYAAEIKAHLDGTTAPGGIALTASGLPAGAAAAFDPSSIDAGGSSALTITTSASTPAGTYPITVTGKNAQKTHTATFTLTVQTGSSGPVKVTDPGYQFVHGQAVNLQLRATGGTGGYTWSATGLPPGLALDARTGLITGTVTRTGNYTSPVTATDSAGAAGRVSVGWLVY, via the coding sequence ATGTCCCCCTTCCCCAGCGCCAGGAGAGCGGCCGCCGCGGCGACCACCTTCCTCACCGCTGCGGCGCTGCTGGCCGTCGGACCGCCAGTCGCGCACGCCCAGAACACCCGGGTCCCCTTGCCGGACAGCATCGCGGCGCCGGCGGGCGCGCACCGGGACGCCGCCGTCGCGGGAGACCGCGGCGTCGGGATCGCCGTGGCGCTGCGCCCGCACGACGAAGCCGGCCTGAACCGGTTCGTCGCCGCCGTCAGCGACCCGCGCTCACCCGGCTACCGCCACTACCTCACCAGTGAGCAGTACAACGCGCGCTTCGCCCCGACCGCGTCCGACGTCGCGCAGGTGACGGACTTCCTGCGTACCCAGGGCTTCCGGGTGACGTCGGTGGCGGGCAACCGCCAGGTCGTCGACGCCACCGGCACCGCCGACGCGGTGAAAGCCGCCTTCGGCACGTCGCTCGGCGACTACACCGGCGCGGACGGCGCGCACTTCTACGCCAACGACGCCGCGCCCTCGATCCCGGCCGCGCTCGGCGGGGTCGTGCGCAGTGTGCTCGGCCTGTCCGACCGCCCGGTCGCGCACCGCGCGAGCGGCCCGGCGATCAAGCAGGGGCCGGCCGGGCCCGGCGGTCCCGCGGGCGGCTACACGCCCGCGCAGTTCCGCACGGCCTACAGCATGACCAAGCTGTCCGGGTCCTACACCGGCGCGGGCCAGAACGTCGGGCTCATCGAGTTCGACGCGTTCAAGCAGGCCGACATCGACGCCTGGACCAAGAACTTCGGCCAGCCGTCGGTGACGCCGAAGGTCGTGCCGGTCAACGGCGGGGTGTCCCAGCCCGGCAGTGACCAGCTCGAAGTCACCCTCGACGTCGAAGCGGTGGCGGCGACGGCTCCGGGCGCGGCCCAGACCGTCTACGAAGCCCCCAACAGCGACGCCGCGTGGGTCGACGAGATGGCCAAGATCGCCAGCGACAACAGCATCACCATCCTGTCCGGATCCTGGCTCAACGGCGAGAAGTGCGAGTCGTCGCCGATCAAGGCGTCGCACGACTCCTACACGCAGATGGCCGCCCAAGGCATCACGATGCTGTCGGCGTCCGGCGACTGGGGCGCCACCGGCTGCGGCTACCAGGGTGACAACAGCACCGTGCAGGCCGACTTCCCGGCGAGCGACCCGCTGTTCACCGGCGTCGGCGGCACGCAGCTGCGTACCAGCGACAGCGCGGGGACGTACCAGGCGGAGTCGTGCTGGAACCAGGGCGGCAGCGGCAACACCCGCTCCGGCGGCGGCTACTCGCAGATCTACGCGAAGCCGTCGTGGCAGCCGGGCAGCAGCCAGTTCCGTTCGGTGCCGGACGTCGCGCTCGACGCGGACTACGGGGCCGGCGCGCTGTCGGTGTACATGAACGGCGGCTGGCAGGACGTCGGCGGCACCAGCCTCTCGTCCCCGCTGTGGGCCGGGTACGTCGCCATGGTCAACCAGAAGGCCAAGGGCCAGGGCAAGAGCACGGTCGGCGCGATGAACCCGGCGATCTACGCGGTCGCGGGCTCGGCGCAGTACGCGTCGGCCTTCCACGACGTCACCAGCGGCGGCAACGGCACCTACAACGCGGGCACCGGCTACGACCTGTGCACCGGCTGGGGTTCGCCGCAGGGCGACAACCTGGCCGACCCGCTGATCAACGGGACCGCTCCCGCTCCGGCGAACGACTTCTCCGTGGCCGCGTCACCGGCGTCGGTGAGCGTGGACCCGGGCCAGTCGGTCACGACGTCCATCACCACGAGCGTCACGAAGGGGAGCGCCCAGGACATCGCGCTGTCGGCCGACGGGCTGCCCGCCGGCGTGACGGCGTCCTTCGCCCCGGCGACGGTCACCGCGGGCAAGTCCTCGACGCTGACCCTCACCGCGGCGGCCTCGGCGGCGCCGGGCACCACGTCGGTCACCGTGACCGGCAAGGGCCCCGACGTCACCCACACCGCGGCGGTTTCCTTGACGGTCAACGGTTCCGGCACGGGCGACTTCTCCCTGGCGCTGTCGCCTTCCTCGGCGACGGTCAAGGCCGGCCAGCCGGCGAAGACGACGGTCAGCGCCACCGCCACCGCGGCCGCGCACCCGGGCGTCGTCGGCGGTGACACGACCACTGTGGACCAGTACCCGTTCATGATCTCCATGCGCCGCGAGGGAAGTGTCTTCCCGGGCAAGCAGTCGTGCAGCATGGCGCTGGTCGGCCCGCACACCGTCGTCGGCGCGGCGCACTGCCTGCTGGAGAACTCCGGCACCAAGTGGTTCGTCTACGGCGCCACCAACCTCACCGACGCCGGGTTCCGGGCCGACATCAAGGCATCCTGGACCGACCCCGACTACACCGGCTGGCAGACCGGGCACGACGTCGCCGTCATCACCCTCGACAAGGACGTCCCGGTCCCGGCCGGCATCCAGTACCCGACCATCGCCACCGACGACTCGGTGAACGCGCCGGGCACGATGGGCCGCGGCATCGGCTGGGGCAAGACCGGGCAGAACACCTACTCGGACGTCCTGCGCACGGCCGAGTTCCCGGTCGCGAAGGACTCGGACTGCGCCCAGCACGTCGACACGACGCAGTACCGGTCCGACGGCTCGATGCTCTGCACCGGCTACGCCGACGGCCACAAGGGCGTCTGCGTGGGCGACAGCGGGAGCCCGTTCCTCGAAGGGAACCGGATCGTCGGGTTCTTCTCGTGGATGTCCAACGCCTGCAACACCTACGGCGTCTACGCCCGGGTGACGACCTACGCGGCCGAGATCAAGGCGCACCTGGACGGGACGACGGCACCGGGCGGGATCGCGTTGACCGCGTCCGGGCTGCCTGCCGGGGCGGCCGCGGCGTTCGACCCGTCCTCGATCGACGCGGGCGGCTCGTCGGCCCTGACGATCACGACGAGCGCGTCCACCCCGGCCGGGACCTACCCGATCACCGTCACCGGGAAGAACGCGCAGAAGACGCACACGGCCACCTTCACCCTGACCGTCCAGACCGGCAGCTCCGGGCCGGTCAAGGTGACCGATCCCGGCTACCAGTTCGTCCACGGCCAGGCGGTGAACCTGCAGCTCAGGGCCACCGGCGGCACGGGCGGCTACACGTGGTCGGCGACCGGCCTGCCGCCCGGGCTCGCGCTCGACGCGCGGACCGGGCTGATCACCGGCACCGTGACCAGGACGGGCAACTACACCTCGCCCGTCACCGCGACCGACAGCGCCGGCGCGGCCGGCAGGGTCTCGGTCGGCTGGCTCGTCTACTGA